The Gymnogyps californianus isolate 813 chromosome Z, ASM1813914v2, whole genome shotgun sequence genome has a window encoding:
- the ZBTB5 gene encoding zinc finger and BTB domain-containing protein 5 — MDFPGHFEQIFQQLNYQRLHGQLCDCVIVVGNRHFKAHRSVLAACSTHFRALFTVAEGDQTMNMIQLDSEVVTAEAFAALIDMMYTSTLMLGESNVMDVLLAASHLHLNSVVKACKHYLTTRTLPMSPPSDRVQEQNARMQRSFMLQQLGLSIVSSALNSTQSTEEQPNTMSSSMRSNIEQRTTFPIRRLHKRKQSSEDRARQRIRPTMDESVSDVTAESGQSVVHSREDFFSPDSLKIVDNSKADAVADNQEDNTIMFDQSFSAQEDAQVPSQSDNSGGNISQMSMASQATQVETSFDQEAASEKNNFPCENPEVSLNEKEHMRVVVKSEPLSSPEPQDEVSDVTSQAEGSESVEVEGGVVSAEKIELSPESSDRSFSDPQSSTDRVGDIHIMEVSNNLEHKSTFSISNFLNKSRGGGFGASQNSDDNIPNTTSDCRMDSDASYLMSPESGPAGGHSSATISHVENPFSEPADSHFVRPMQDVMGLPCVQTSGYRAAEQFGMDFPRSGLGLHSLSRAMMGSVRGGASSFPGYRRIAPKMPVVTSVRSSQLQDNSSSSQLIMNGTTSFENGHPSQPGPPQLTRASADVLSKCKKALSEHNVLVVEGARKYACKICCKTFLTLTDCKKHIRVHTGEKPYACLKCGKRFSQSSHLYKHSKTTCLRWQSSNLPSTLL, encoded by the coding sequence ATGGATTTTCCAGGACACTTTGAGCAAATCTTTCAGCAGCTCAACTACCAGAGGCTTCATGGCCAGCTTTGCGACTGTGTCATTGTGGTGGGAAACAGGCATTTCAAAGCCCATCGCTCTGTTTTGGCAGCATGTAGCACACATTTCCGAGCTCTGTTTACTGTAGCAGAAGGAGATCAGACTATGAATATGATTCAGCTGGACAGTGAAGTGGTGACGGCAGAAGCTTTTGCTGCTCTGATAGACATGATGTATACTTCCACACTAATGCTTGGGGAGAGCAACGTTATGGATGTGTTGCTGGCTGCTTCTCACTTACATTTGAACTCTGTTGTTAAAGCATGCAAACACTACCTTACTACCAGAACGCTGCCGATGTCTCCACCGAGTGATAGAGTTCAAGAGCAAAATGCGCGCATGCAGAGGTCTTTCATGCTCCAGCAGCTTGGACTGAGCATCGTGAGCTCTGCCTTAAATTCCACTCAGAGCACAGAGGAACAACCAAATACTATGAGCTCCTCGATGAGAAGTAACATTGAGCAGCGCACTACTTTTCCCATCCGTCGTCTCCACAAACGTAAACAGTCTTCTGAAGATCGGGCCAGACAGCGCATCAGGCCTACCATGGATGAGTCTGTTTCTGATGTGACTGCAGAGAGCGGGCAGTCAGTAGTTCATTCACGGGAAGATTTCTTCTCGCCAGATTCACTGAAGATTGTGGACAACTCTAAGGCCGATGCTGTTGCTGATAACCAGGAGGATAATACTATTATGTTTGATCAGTCCTTCAGTGCTCAGGAAGATGCTCAAGTGCCCAGCCAGTCTGACAACAGCGGAGGAAACATTTCACAGATGTCCATGGCATCCCAGGCAACGCAGGTGGAAACCAGCTTTGACCAGGAGGCTGCTTCTGAGAAGAACAACTTCCCATGTGAGAATCCAGAGGTCAGTCTGAACGAAAAGGAGCACATGAGGGTGGTGGTGAAGTCTGAGCCCTTGAGTTCCCCGGAGCCTCAAGACGAGGTGAGCGATGTAACTTCCCAAGCAGAGGGCAGTGAGTCTGTTGAAGTGGAAGGAGGAGTAGTGAGCGCAGAGAAGATAGAACTGAGTCCCGAGAGCAGTGATCGTAGCTTTTCTGACCCACAGTCCAGTACTGATAGGGTGGGAGACATCCATATTATGGAGGTGTCAAATAACCTGGAACACAAGTCTACTTTCAGTATCTcaaattttctgaataaaagcagAGGTGGTGGCTTCGGTGCTAGTCAAAACAGCGATGACAACATTCCAAATACCACCAGTGACTGCAGAATGGACAGTGATGCCTCTTATCTGATGAGTCCAGAGTCGGGGCCTGCTGGCGGCCATTCATCTGCCACCATCTCTCATGTCGAGAATCCGTTTAGTGAGCCTGCAGACTCTCATTTTGTTAGACCAATGCAGGATGTGATGGGTCTCCCCTGTGTACAGACTTCTGGGTACCGGGCAGCGGAACAGTTTGGCATGGATTTTCCACGGTCGGGCTTGGGCTTGCACTCCCTGTCAAGGGCAATGATGGGCTCAGTAAGAGGTGGAGCTAGCAGCTTTCCTGGCTACCGCCGCATAGCCCCCAAAATGCCTGTGGTGACCTCTGTCAGGAGCTCCCAACTGCAAGATAACTCATCCAGTTCCCAGCTGATCATGAATGGGAccacttcttttgaaaatgggCATCCGTCACAACCTGGTCCACCACAGCTGACGAGGGCATCTGCAGACGTCCTTTCGAAATGCAAGAAGGCCTTATCTGAGCACAATGTCTTGGTTGTAGAAGGTGCACGCAAGTATGCATGCAAGATCTGCTGCAAGACGTTTTTGACCTTGACAGACTGCAAGAAACACATCCGTGTGCACACAGGAGAAAAGCCTTACGCCTGCCTGAAGTGCGGCAAGCGGTTCAGCCAGTCCAGCCACCTGTATAAACACTCCAAGACAACCTGCCTGAGGTGGCAGAGCAGCAATCTGCCTAGCACTTTGCTTTAA
- the GRHPR gene encoding glyoxylate reductase/hydroxypyruvate reductase — MGQEADLLCSSGRDPALTSQVLSVVTLQTRKPWDDLTVTNRSSSTHTSLNGSSKSAEFLPCRSISEERGGLKSYCFQSCFHPQSGQKSEAQRRNGGWTTWKPLWMCGYGLSDSTVGIVGLGRIGQAVARRLKPFGVKKFLYTGSHPKPECAAEFEAEFVPLTRLAEESDFVVVTCALTPATQGMCNKDFFSKMKKTSVFINTSRGAVVNQEDLYEALAHGQIAAAGLDVTTPEPLPTDHPLLSLKNCVILPHVGSATYATRSTMAVLAANNLLAGLRGEPMPHELLL, encoded by the exons ATGGGGCAAGAAGCGGATTTGCTGTG cagctctggacGAGACCCAGCCCTGACAAGTCAGGTCCTGTCCGTGGTGACCTTGCAGACCCGCAAGCCTTGGGACGATCTCACTGTCACCAACAGATCTTCTTCCACCCACACGTCACTGAACGGCTCTTCCAAGAGTGCCGAGTTTTTGCCCT GTAGAAGTATCTCAGAGGAGCGCGGGGGCCTGAAGAGCTATTGCTTCCAGTCCTGCTTCCATCCTCAGTCTGGGCAGAAGTCTGAGGCACAGAGGCGCAA TGGTGGCTGGACAACATGGAAGCCCTTATGGATGTGTGGCTATGGTCTGTCTGATAGTACGGTGGGCATCGTAGGTCTGGGGAGAATAG GACAGGCGGTTGCCCGCCGCCTAAAGCCATTTGGGGTCAAGAAGTTTTTGTACACTGGCAGTCACCCGAAACCAGAGTGTGCTGCAGAGTTTGAAGCCGAGTTTG TCCCACTCACGAGGCTGGCCGAAGAGTCGGACTTCGTTGTGGTGACGTGTGCTTTGACTCCGGCCACCCAGGGAATGTGCAACAAGGACttcttcagcaaaatgaagaagACCTCTGTGTTCATCAACACGAGCAG GGGGGCCGTCGTGAACCAGGAGGACCTGTATGAGGCGCTGGCCCACGGACAGATTGCAGCGGCGGGCCTGGACGTCACAACACCGGAGCCGCTGCCCACTGACCACCCCCTGCTCTCCCTCAAGAACTGCG TGATTCTGCCGCACGTCGGGAGTGCCACGTACGCCACGAGGAGCACCATGGCAGTGCTGGCAGCCAACAACCTGCTGGCCGGGCTGCGAGGGGAACCCATGCCCcatgagctgctgctgtga